In Phocoena phocoena chromosome 3, mPhoPho1.1, whole genome shotgun sequence, the DNA window AATGTTTGGTAGCCTTGACATATAAGAATgagtaattttctaaaaaaaaaagtaatctttaGAGGAACTGATTGCTCTCTAGTCAAAACTTGTTATCAAAATAAGGGGGTTTATTTAATCCAAGattaatgataaataaaaatatcaaagataTCCATCATCTGTTTTCTGTCATGTCTGCTTTCACAGTGCTACACTTTCTTAACCCACATGATGTTTTCTTTCTACCCACAGCCTAGCACATAAATTTCAGTCTGTCTCTGCCTTTCTTTCATATACATACAACAATGAATAAGTAAGGCAGAAgttctcagtaatttttaattcAGGACTTCCTAAGAATTGAAAATGCTACCACCATGATGACTGTTCTCATTAGTATTCAGTCTTGGGGGAAATGCATATGTGTGCCAGGATAGGACCCCCTACCACAGCTTAGAGACTAAATTCATGTTATATGAACAGCTATAAGTTTTATTATCCTTAGGTTTTCCTAAGGATAAGTACATAAAATGAATGTAAAGGGCCAGGCAACATACCTAGAGCAAGTCTTTCCCTGAACCTTacccaaagaaaaaaactttctaGTAGGAGATTTtagttttagtattttatttgattataagTTTAAGAAGGCctgaagaagtttttttttttttttttttttttttaactctattaGGTATGCTATTTCCTTCCTTTGGCACAAGTCGCACTAATGTTTGGATTTATGTACAAGTGACTCTTGCTTTATGTAAACCCATTTTTTAGCAATTTTAGAGTCAGTGAATTGGTAGACTATTGTAGAATCTGAAACTTTATGCTTTGAACTTTTAGCCTGCAACATGTCAGCTAGATCATGTTATCACCTGTTGAGTAGAGTATAAGAAACCAGATCTATTGTATGAGATTAGATGCCTGATTCTTACTGTACAGTGGGAAAATCCAGACATGGAACTCAACATGGACCCAAagataaagcaaatagagaatGGGCTATGAAGTCGAGAGAGCCAGAGCTATACCTCGCAACTAAGGAAATAGGAGTTATTAAAAGTTTGTTAGTTTTCACTTCCAGTCTCTGGactttttaataacaattttaaaaagtagaatttgCTTTTCATAAAGTCTCTTGATGACTTAAGTCTTCCAAACCATGCTTGTTTTATAAAGCACAGaatatccaattaaaaaaaaattgggggacttccctggttgtccagtggttaagactttgccttccaatgcagggggtgagggtttgatccctggttggggagctaagatcccacatgcctcatggccaaaaagccaaaacataaaaaaaaaagaagcaatattgtaacaaattcaataaagatgttaaaaatggtccaccaaaaaaaaaaaaaaattggatggtTTGGGGATTCCATTTAAGCAATTGATTGCCTTTGTTTACTGTTATTAGAAAACATTAGATGAATCTAGGCTATTCTCAGctattaaacattaaaatcatttaggagaaaaacaaagctttCCAATTGCTGTGTTTATCATGTGCATTAATATATCATGTACATCTAATACCTAATCATGATGGCTGGTAATAATAGATGCTCACTAAGAACTGAAAGAATGACTGACTAGATTAACTGTATTGTTGTTCTTTTAAGGTTAAAAACTGTATCTAACACCAACCATGAAAGATCCAAGTCGCAGCAGTACTAGCCCAAGCATCATCAATGAAGATGTGATTATTAACGGTCATTCTCATGAAGATGACAATCCATTTGCAGAGTACATGTGGATGGAAAATGAAGAGGAATTCAACAGACAAGTTAGTTTTGTGTATAAACATGCTCTTTTATTGTAGCCTATGACAGCTGTCatataatataaatgtacttTTCCCTGAAATGCGTTTTTCACCTGGTCCCTTATATATGAAATACATGGATTTATGTGCCACCACTCCTGTTTTAGTTGGATGCTGATTACTACCAGGTTTAACTGCTCATTGAAATAACCTAAGGAGCTTTTTTCGGGGTCccacccagagattctgattcagaaggaTTTAGGGTGGAGCCTGGGAAAcgtgttttttaaaagctcccaggtgGTTCCAGTGAGCAATTAGGTTTGGAAACCACTACCTTACACCAGCCAGATTGTTCTACTGCAGTGAAAGTCAAGAGAGCTGGAATCAGGAGCAAATAGGCACAGGTACTGGGGTACAGATTGTACTGTTTTTCATGTAAGGTTCTCATTCTGATCAGCCTCAAAATCTGACACCACTGTTTTTTTTagagaactctcatacattgatAGGTGTCTTTTATTCCCATATTTCTGATACCTGATATCTGATTCCCATATTTCTGATATTTCTACCTTTCATCTAGTTTCTCTCTGATCCTGGCTTTGATAATTAGTAGCCAGCTTGATTTCACCATATCCAGTTATATATATTCAAGAGTAAAGCAATGTAGTCTTATTTCAGTGAGAATGTTTAGTTGCTGAACCTACCctccaaataattttattttttttttttaaattttggctgtgttgggtctttgttgctgcatgagggctttttctagttgcggtgatcgggggctactctttgttgcggtgcgcgggctcctcattgaggtggcttctcctgttgcggagtacaggctctaggtgtgcggacgtcagtagttgtggtgcgagggctcagtagttgtggctcacatgctctagagtgcaggcttagtagttgtggcacacaggcttagttgctccgtggcacatgggatcttcccggaccagggctcaaacccatgtcccctgcattggcaggtggattcttaaccactgtgccaccagggaagtcctacccaaagatttttttttccagtcatttTTGAGTGGGTTTAGGGTTTGTATAGTTTTAGAAGTATCATAGGTAATTCTGATACACATTCCTCCATGAGAACACTTCTTTGTTACTTCTTCCCCGCCACCCTcagtggaaaaaaagaatattctgcTGTGACAAGTAAAGACATAGCAAAACCCTAAACAGATCTTTCCAGGTCTcatggaaaagatttttttttccttagcacaGAAGCAAAGGAGGAAGGTATgacattatgtttttttttgtttttttttttgacattatgtttttaaatggtttaGTTCAAGATTCTTTAAGCCTTTTCTAGTGATTTCATCTTACCAAGTATGCTATaaattaccttttatttattataaatccaGATAGAAGAGGAGTTATGGGAAGAAGAATTTATTGAACGCTGTTTCCAAGAAATgctggaagaagaagaggaacatGAGTGGTTTATTCCAGCTCGAGATCTCCCACAAACTATGGACCAAATCCAAGACCAATTTAATGACCTTGTTATCAGTGATGGCTCTTCCCTGGAAGATCTTGTGGTAAAgagttattttttcatctttttaaaacctAGCTCATCTCTCCCATAAGTGGAAAAGCTAGCAACCATCTGTTTAAGAAGAGTTCTACATCTCTTCCCCTTCAGAAATTCTGCTGCTTCTTACTATGGAAGCAGAGGCCTCCTGGTCTTACTTATGATAAGGAGTGACTTCTGGCAACACTCTGGAGCTAGCCTGAGACTACTAACAGACTTCTTGCCACTGCTTTTAGATAATGATAACTATGTTGCCCTAGGAAATGTCTTAAAGCATTAATTCAAAAGGGAGTACACAGGATGTTCATGTGACTTGCCTATGCAAAAGTAGCTTGATGGAGAGGTTTTGCTCtttaattgtcttaaatatttggtgaaattACAAATTTTTTCTGAAAGATAAAATTTGAGATTTCTTTTCCTGACCCAGGATTTTCATTGAGCTACCCTAACTCCATTTGGAACTATGATAAGGACTTTTACATGCTCTTGGCAGAAAAGGAACacaaatctttttatatttttagttattctCAGTGTCTCATTGCTGATGGTTTATTTGTAGTGAAAAGTTTTTTCACGAATTTTGATAACTAAGCATCAGTACTAGAGTAAAACCTAATGATTCCTTTgctaaaattaagataaaataatttaaagtcgGAATGTTAAACTTTCTTTCCATATGGACAATCTGTCTAGTTGCTTCTACAAGATGGTTCTCTGGAATTTATCCCTAGACTCTGAAGTAATTTTTGCAGTTGTCTTCTGTTCACTGTGCAGTGATTTCCTAACCTGGCTGTACATCATAATTACCTATGAAGCATTACAAAAATTTTCTCAGCAACATCCCAGACCTGCAGAATCAGTCCTCTAggcatgttatttttttaaaagcactccTAGAGGATACCGCCAGCCTGCCCTATCAGGCATTTGGAAACCATTTTTCTAAAGGGCTGTATAGAGAACACTGAAATTTACTTGTGGTATAGCTTTTGTTGCAGTAAATGACACTAACCCAGTTAAGCAGATACATGATCTGAATAGTCTGTTGGGATATGCTTGCTTATGGCTACACATTAGGCACTCCACAAATAATCCTGGTTGCTCTGTGGAGGGAAGCCCTTTGCTGGGCATAATGTATAACTTTAACTGGACCCAGTATCTTTCCATTGTCTAGAAACTGGTTTGTTTGACTCAGTCTATTTGAGGTTAattccttctcattcttttgtAGCTGCCAAAAGATTGGACATTCAAGaacactgctttttaaatttaaacctcagacttttaaagttatatttcccTTGAGAGAAGGGAATGGttgtatataaattatgaaaCTTAAATTATTGCTCCAACATGTTGTTTAATATGCTTTGGTCTTAAAGGAAGTGATATTGGGGGCTCAGATTCAATCTAAAATCCTGCCAGCATGCCTACCATTTCAGGCCCTGGCATCGTCctcgtttctttttttcttgatcaactTGCATTCAGAGATGTGGTAGAGGAAAATTTCCAGCTATTCCCTATATGCTGATACATCTGCTTAGGAAAGTAAAgatttagaaatacaaaataatggtGGTACAAGTCTCTCATGCTCTTAGAGGCTTTGGCCCAGTCTTCCCCTAACTGATGCAAAAATGAAGTCCCAGAGAGTGACTTATCCAGGCCTATATAAGAAGTTAgttagcagagctgggattccaacttaggtcttctgactccccatgcagttttcttttcctcttatatACCATGCTACCTGTGGGAATTAGAATACAGCAGTTGTAGAAAGACAACTCCATATTTTCAAGGAGCAtcataaagtaaaattaatcTGTAAATCATTCCCCAATCACTTTTATCATCATTTCAACACTTGTTTAGTATTTTTGCATAGTATGAAACTGTTCAAATAGCAAGTCAAGTATCATAGTTAAACGAACAGAATTCCGTGTTCTGAGACACTCCTTTAGTTGATGTGAAGTTAGTGAGTTTCTGATTACACTTAAGcaaatttaatttcaatttctacTTTCTCTTTAGAAAGTTGATAAAATTTGGTATAATATACGTAGCTTACATCTGGTTCCTCCTTTCCGTgctgtggattttatttttttttacttaagtttGACCTTACAATCTGAATTCTTGCCTTTGtcttatatttttggaagatgttTTTGCATGTGGATCTGCGTTGAATGCTTCTGAGTATCTGAAGCTTATCTGTTAATGAACTTGcttttttatgtacttattttccAGGTCAAGAGCAATCTGAATCCAAATGCAAAGGAGTTTGTTCCTGGGGTGAAGTACTGAAATATTTGAGTAGACGGGGCCCTCTTTTGGTGGATGTAGCACAATTTCCACACTGTGAAGGCAGTATTAGAAGACTTAATTGTAAAAGCTCTCTCTTGTCACTGTGTTACACTTATGCATTGCCAAAGTTTTGTTAGTCTTGCATGCTTAATAAAAGTGCTGAGACTGTTATTAAGTAAAAAGCtgtcaaacatttactgaaaataGAATTGGCCCCATGGCTTGATGTGAAGACAGTGAGGAAAGAAGCACCAGTCAAGTTGTGTCAAAGCACCAAATTAAATGACCTCTAAATCTTAGTGAATTGTCCTTTATGAGACTAAACTGGTCCCTTAAGGTTAACTAATACTTGTTAAATGtccaaatttttttaagtgagtaaATTTAAGTTCTAGTAGTTAATTTCTTAGTTCAGACTTAAATTTGCATTTGTCCCCATCAGAAAGAATCTCCTTTTTCTGATGAAGGCTtgttaatttgaaataattttttataaacaaGTATGTCTTAGGTTCACTACCTTGTAACCTTAGTAACCAAAGTTCTGGCTCTTATGGTATGTTATCATGTAAGAAATATTGAATTCTCCTAATGTTACATCTGAGAAAGTATGTGATTTGAGAACTGCATCCTCTTCTAAGGAGTCAGCATCAAAGCTATACCTGTGTAAAGTCTAACATTTGACCAACCCATAATCCAATTGAACAAAGAAATTGTAACCTGTGATTTGAGTGGTGCTTTTCCTTGCTTTGTTAACCATCACTACAATAGTCTGCAGCACAACTTTTCTTTTAACAAAGCTAGAACAGTTTTGGCTTCTTAAACTTCTTATTTGGGTAGGTTAAGCTGCCATACGTGTTCAGTGTGAATAGTgtttaagttgaaaatattgtaaaaaaattatattttttcaaaaatatttaaaaaaataaataatagtagaaCTGAGCAGATGGTTGTGTTTATTGGTGCTGGAATACAGACTCTCCAGTGGTGATACTTCCTTCAGCGTGGGCTCAGTCCCTCAGGACAGCCCTGCTGGCAAGATTTGCTGAGAGAGCAGGCTTTATTATTATATTCCATAGTGTCGAGTATGTTGTTATATAAGTGTCTGTCCAAAATACAGCAGTAAAATAAATCCCATAGCCCCTTCCGTAGCCCACCTTGATCACCTCAGGCTGCAGTGTCAGGGCAATTAAATATATCCATGTTAAGAAACTTTCTGGCTGGCCAGTATAATGGTAACCTTACTGTAGTCTAACCTTCATTGAGTTTTGCCCTTCACAAACCATTGCTGTTCTGATTGGACTGGTTTGCTATTTTGATTCACCTGGACCTTCCCCTTTTTCACCCTCACAAGCTAATTAATAATAGGTTTGTGGCTAATATTTATTTGGGATAGGCTGTCAAACCAACTAGCAATTTCCTGGTTCCACATACAATTCTGCCCCACGGCCCTACTCAGTCGTTGATAATGTCCTCTGTGTTCTTCTTGAGCTTGGAGGGCTCAAGATTAAGAAGGCCATCTAGTCAGTTCTGGGTCACATTCTTCCTAGGGTCCTTTGGTGTGCATACCTGTGCCTGGTGTTTTTTAATAGCTACCTTACTAAGCTAATAAACAGGTTTTTTAAGATGCTGAAGCAGACGATCCTGCTTGGCTCTCATTCTTTTTGGAGCCATAATACCACCAGTCCCCTCTGTTCTCTAACAGCTCAGTACCACAAGTGGCACAGCAGGCTGCCAAGTATATGAGGGTTACAgatcacttctctgagcctggaCGGGGGCAAATGAGTTCATTTCCACATACTGCCGAATTATCATCATGCAGTATAATTAGAGGTTATAAACTTGAATTAGAGAGGCATTGCAACCTAATGTTTAAGAGCAAAGACTAGCCTATCTCAGGATTGTGTGATTAGTTAATACACATCAAGTACTTAAGACAATCCCTGGTACATAGAAAGTTCTATTTAAGTGACTTATTACAATTAAGGAGTTAATCTAAGCTAAGCTCTCACTTTGTTGGAAGTTGTCTGAGGCAATGTGCACATTAAaactactttgattttttttttaagggcttgAAACACATTATTACCCCATCTGGGCCTATGTGGCATAGTTTTAGGGTAACTGAAGTCATTCTGTTTCGtaggagttttattttattacaactATTTAAACAAGGCACCTTATGTGAGAGGATTTGTCCTATTCTTGTGCTATGTCAGTTACTTCTCAACCTTTTCTATGTCATAAAGTGTAATTTATCATACTGGAGTGTAAGGATAAGGCTGCCTGTAGCTAGAgtttatggctcacgggctccagttGACCCAGTATCAGCCCAGATAACCAAAGGCCAAAGGGATCAATACTTCAGTATACTTGTAACCTCCTACAAGGTTACTGGCCCACACCTGTTGGGAAGTTCCACTGTCACTATAAAATGGCTAAGGAGTTCCACATATGTATATTGACTTCTTACCTAGTATGTCTTCtgattgaaaatattcaaataggtcacagaaatggaaactgagtactttgttttctctttggttaAAGCATAAGAATGTTGTGATTTTTCAACCCTCCCACAAAAGCCATAGACTGACAGACATCCTACCTTTCCTGGGCGCAGTTTTTCAGACCTTGGTGCACACAGACCCAGTTTCTGTATTTTGTGGGGTATCTTCTGGAACTGGAAGCTGGTCTTTTGACCTTGAAGAAAATCCTTTGAAGACTGGGCAGATAGGAATGTATTTCAGAAAGACAATTCTTTTTACCATGCTCATCCCGATGGGAAAGTCATAGCTCTTCAGGCTGGTAGACATCTCACTGTTGGCATGGGCCCCAGCTTTCCACTGTATCAGACCTCGttcctctgggcttcctggaagaggacaGTGGGGTCACTTACCAGAGCCAGCAGTCCTCTGCTACCTCCCCTTCCCATAACCTAGTCATAAGGTAGACTTCTGGAGTTGTCTTGATTCTCAATTCTCTGGTCCTGAAAAGTTGAATCTGTGATATCTCAGCTCTTAACTTGGCTAGAGCTCTAGGGAACCCTAAGGGATACTGGTTATACGTAATTAGTATTTATTGTGTATCTACAGTGTGCTATggtctgtgctaagtgcttttatttcattatctAATTTCTTTGAAACATTGGTGGGAGGTGTATAGGCACTATTACACAAAATTTTATGATCAAGGAGGCAGGCAGATGGTTAAGTAATTGTCGGCCTGCATCTCGAGTATGGGGCTGGTGTCTGCTGGGCCAGTGGGGACCAAATAATGCTCAGACTGCTGTGAGGGCaggaagttatatttttaaacactgtaaTCAGTATTAATATTCAATATTATGATtccatatttggaaaataaactcTTGTTTTTATAATACAAACTTCAGAAAGTCAAGCTAAGTAAAATCTTTGTTGGTGATAGGGATACgcaagagagattttttttacaACTAGGGGAAATCTCCTTTAGGAGGTATGGGAGGGATGTGTGAATTCTCTGAGGTTTTCACAAGAGGGCTGGGGTTGACCGAAGACTGTGAGACTGTAAATCTAGTGCAAAGATTTCCACGCGTTGGCAGCCCAGACTGAAAAGCCCCATGAGTAGAGAAACCAAATGTGTCCCAAAGTCTCAGAGGAGAGGGCACTGAGGGAGGGCTGGCGTCCTTAGAGAAGACCACTTGGAGGAGGTACTGTTTGAGCTGGGCCTGACTGCACAAAGAGCACAGGTGGGCAGAGTGGAGGGAGAAGAGCTGCAGCTGTGGCACAGGACTGAGGTGACTGATGGCCCCACTCCTCACCACTGCTGGGACACAAGAGCCAGCCCGGCACTCCCTCGCCTCCCCTCCACATCCCTACCTGTGTTGCCTTCTCCAGTGCTTCTCCAAATCCTAATCTTCTTGGCCCCACCCAGAATCATCCAGGAAGCCCTCCAGATGACTCCAGCCCAGGCTTATTCACTTCATTGCTCTAAATTGCTTTAAACCCAGTTTTCCTTCCTATCTTGTTGACTTAATGTTTTTTACCCTTAAGTATCTAACTCGGGGCCGTGCTTGCTCCAGTAGCACTTGCTGAACTAAACTTACTGCCCCTCTAAGGTTGGTCTGTGGGTAGTTAAAGAGTAAGAGCAAATGCAAAGTGGTCTATCAGCAAAATGTACCCATCCTACAGAATAAAGCTCTATAATTCCATTGTTGAGGACAAGGTTCTGAGCCAGCCAGACCTGGGCTTGAAACCAggttgtgtgaccttaggcaagtgatTTAACCACTCTGAGCTTCAGATTCCTCATCATGCAGATGGAAGGACTGTTGAAGATTATGTAGCATAATACATATATTGATCATTGGCAGAGATGGTTGCTGATGGGCAGCTGGGTTGAAGGATAGAGATGTGAGGAACTCAGGCACTCTGAGGCTGTTAACATCTGGGTAGCTTAATCCAGCTGCCCAAATCACAGACCCCTCTGTACAGCTGCCCACCCAGACGCCCTCTATCTCCGTGGATTCCCTAGGCATTGAGGTTGCCACTTCCCTGTCTCATGTCCGCAGGATGAGCTTCTCCAGGTCCTACCTCAGCTTCCTCTGGTGGGCGAGGGGGGTACCATGGTCAGGTATCACCCATCCATCCAAGTGATAGCTGCTACCAAAAGCTCCCTCATCTGATGCCATCTAAAATCCCTGAAAGTGCCAGGGAGTCCTGGCCCTTCCCTGCCCAAACTCTAACCCACCAGCTGTGCATAGCCAGCCACTGATTCCTGTGCTCTGAATAGACACTTGTGTCTTCAGAGAGGGGAAAGCAAGTGGGGTCAGCTATGTTTAGGCTGTTAAGTCGCAGAAGATGGAGAGCTATCATCCTCCATCTGTCATCTCTGTGGACTGATGCAATCTAGCCCGTCTCTACGGAGCTTTCCTTGATCTTACACTTCCCCTGAAACTCTCTAGCAGAGGCACTGTGGTGGAGTGGCTGGGACACAGGCCTTGGACTAACTGCATCAGATGGACTTGTTTAAATCCCAAATTTGCAGCGTTTTAAATCAGCAAGTTTTGTGACCTTCGGTGAGTCACCTAacctctgattcttttttctcataTAAAGTGGTGTTGATAGTCTCTACCTCACAGGATAGTTTTTGAGGATGAAAGGAGACATTTAGCTCCATGCCTGACCCATAAGTGTTTGGTAAATGCTAACTATTCTTATTAATAGTTAGAGCACCTGGTGACatttagtttttatatatttcctgGGCACATAAACATGGGTCAGGAGGATTCTCAGGGACCCCACAAAGTATCCTCCATGATCCCTGTAAAAAGCCCTGATACCAAAGAGAAACGTTAGGGGCTCTTCTAGTAGCCAGCATAAGTCACTGGCATATTTGGAGTGAATTTTGCCAACATACTGATGCTACATTTCCATCTGTCCTACTCTTAAGAAAGCAAAAGCAACCCTCAACCCAGTGgcaacaaagaaatggaaaagaaacaatttacaggGCCCAGGAATGACTCTCCTAGCCACACCCTCTTCAAGACTAAGAGGGAAGCCTGTGCCTCTATCAGGCTGGTGGTCTCTCCCTCCGGCCCATCTGTTCCTGCTTCTCCCTGCAGGGCCTGAGGCATTGCATCTGACCTGGCCACAGCTCCAGCTCAGGAGACATCTGCTGGACTGCCTCTGAGTCCAACCTAGTTCTCTGTTCCCCTCTCAGGGCTGACCCATACCTGGCACTGTGTTGTCCAGTATGAAAGCGAGGCACCCACCCACAAACATCTCCGTGGTCAGCAGCACAGTCAGAATCTGGTCCACTTCAGGAATGCCTGTGGAATAGGCCAAAGGCTAATGGGTGTCACGGCCCCATCTGGAAAACAGAGCTCAGAGACTTTCTCCCCACTGGTGCAGCCTGCTGACTTCCTTGAGCAAGCACAGAGATGGAACAGTACAAAACCTTGACTTTCAAGATTATACACCTCTGCCTCTCCCATccttggattcaaatcccagttttgcTGGTTGCTACTTGTCTTGCAACAAATCATTTAACCCATCTGAACCTCACTTTTCTCACCTGTAACATGAAGATGGTAATAGTATCTGTCTCATGGagctgttgtgaaaattaaatgagcatATGTAAAGCTCATACCTGTCCACAGAAGGTGTCTTAGTAAAGAACAGCTGTTAATTAGCCTCAGCTGCTAACATCCAGAGATGGGCAGGATTTGTGGCTCTGGCTGTGTGGAGCCTTTGAGGGAAGAGGCTATGCTCAGAGTCGAGCCCACCACACCTCCCCCACCCTGAGACAGGTAAGACAGGTGGAGGCACCTGTGTTGATGGCATCCGGGTTGGAGTCCAGGTAATTGGGCAGCGTGAGCCCGAAGAACATGGAAAATCCAAGCACAAAGAGGTTGCGGGAGGAGTTCATGTCCACGAACTGCAGGTTAGACAGCCCCACAGCTGTAATCATGCCTGAGAGCACAAAAGAACCGCTGGAGGCTCCTCGCAGGCTGGGTAGGCTCCACCACACGGCGACCACGCCCCAAAAGCACGCACAACACTCACCAAAAAGGGTGCAGAACATCCCCCCTAGGATGGGGTCAGGGAGCGAGGCGAAGAGGGCTGTGAACTTGCCAATGGTGCCCAGGACCAGCATGATACCCGCACCATACTGCACCACGCGCCGGCTACCCACCTGCCAGTGAGCCAAGGGGTGGGGCTAGACCCAGGGGGTGAAGTTGTGCGGGGTTAGttgtgggaggggaggggcgcgGTGGGTGGGCGGGGCCTGTTATAAGAGCAAGGTACATATGGGTCAGAGCGTGATGCAAGGGAGGCCTGTCAAAGGCAGGGTGGGGCTAGGCCAAAGTAGGGACAGGCTTGGGGCGGGGCCTGCGGCACATGGAATTGGGGCGCGGCTTTGTGCTGCTCTGGCTAGTTGTGGCACCTTGGTAATCCCCAGGACACCAATGTTGGGGCTGGACGAGGTGGACCCGTTGCCCGTGCCCAGCAGCCCTGCGATAATGCAACAGATGCCTTCAGTGAAGATACCCCTGTAAGAAAAGGGCAAGTGGGGGCCTTGGTCCATGCTCCAGCCTG includes these proteins:
- the PAIP2 gene encoding polyadenylate-binding protein-interacting protein 2; translated protein: MKDPSRSSTSPSIINEDVIINGHSHEDDNPFAEYMWMENEEEFNRQIEEELWEEEFIERCFQEMLEEEEEHEWFIPARDLPQTMDQIQDQFNDLVISDGSSLEDLVVKSNLNPNAKEFVPGVKY